Within Deinococcota bacterium, the genomic segment GCTCGAGTGGCTCATCATCCTTTGAAACTTAGGAGAAATAAGCGCTCAGCTCGTTTCCCCGAACGTTGGCTGAGAAGCGTCCACCATCTTAACGGTTGACCCCTCTATCCCACGGTAAGGAGTGAAGACTCTGAGATAGCAAGTTGGGATGGACCATGCTCAAACTTGAGAGTTACGGCGCAAAGGGTTGCCCTTACACTGGCAGATGAGACCCATAAAAGGTGTTGCTGCACGTTCGCGCACCGTTAGGTGGGGCCCACTAGGGCCAAGGGCTAGTGCCCTTAACCTAGGGTGGGTATGATGAGTCAGAAGGGGTCGCGTCTCCTGCAGGGCGCGGTTGGCGCGAGCCGTGATGACGCCGAGCCCCTGCCCACCCGATAGCAGCGGAGCGTTCGAGACGGTCCGGCAACCGTACTGGGTGACGCAACAAGGCCCGAGCCGTCTCGAGCCCCACCGAAAGGAACACGCCGTGAGCAAAGAGCCCGTCGTCCGAACAAGACAAGCCATGAGGCGCAGTCTTCACTACGCCGCCGGCATACTGACAGGGAGCAGCCCCGCTGGGAGGGCAGTGAAACGGTCTTGCGCCCTGATGGCGATGCTGCTCGGCCTGGCTTGGGCGCAGAGCGCAGGCTACGGCGTCAGCGGCACGGTCACCTACAGCGCCAGCTACACGCTCGGCCCCTGGCAGGGAAAAAACACCACCGCCAGCGGACAGCTCAGTTGGGACGAGGGCAGCGGGCAGATGAGCGGACAGGTGTGCTTGGACCTGGCTGCCTGGGATTCGGGCAACGCGCTTCGCGACGCGGACACCCGCGGCAAGTTCGAGGTGAGGACCTACCCCCAGTCCTGTTATACGCCCACGCGCCTCGAGGGGCAGCCGGGCGGCCCGGCCACGCTGGTCGGCCTGCTCGACCTCCACGGCGTCCAGCGAGAAGTCCGCATCCCCGGTACGCTGACGCGGCAGGGAACGGGCTTCTCGTTTACGGGGACGTTCGCGACCAGGTTCAGCGACTGGAACCTCGAGCCTCCGCAATTTCTCTTCCTGAGCGTCGACGACGCGCTCGAGGTCACGGTGAGCGGTACCGC encodes:
- a CDS encoding YceI family protein; this translates as MKRSCALMAMLLGLAWAQSAGYGVSGTVTYSASYTLGPWQGKNTTASGQLSWDEGSGQMSGQVCLDLAAWDSGNALRDADTRGKFEVRTYPQSCYTPTRLEGQPGGPATLVGLLDLHGVQREVRIPGTLTRQGTGFSFTGTFATRFSDWNLEPPQFLFLSVDDALEVTVSGTATAH